The following coding sequences lie in one Arachis ipaensis cultivar K30076 chromosome B03, Araip1.1, whole genome shotgun sequence genomic window:
- the LOC107629111 gene encoding uncharacterized protein LOC107629111 → MSFIGLGVALSVVFGFLLLALVAELCYLLLWKKKKKKEKENTEVEELEKGVLYGVCCSNNNSLSVVVASEEEGNNKGEADLDLETKDVVLKNNGVSNNGVEESVELELMRLHNLAGPPRFLFTIKEETKEDLESEDGKSRCGGDGRSRRGSRTRSLSDLMVAIDTPFLNSMVSSPLRNSLENLEGFNNPLFESSSPPSSSEFNNRFIRPSSSPPPKFKFLRDAEEKLYRRLMEEAQRKAQQNQNQNLVAETTEVKVKDSPNSTTMLSVINNNREREQKQLHQKNLPHFPSSSSQILPLESSPTTLTPVHKPSMVHY, encoded by the coding sequence ATGTCTTTTATTGGGTTAGGTGTTGCTTTAAGCGTTGTGTTTGGTTTCCTCTTGTTGGCTCTGGTTGCTGAACTCTGCTACTTGCTgctttggaagaagaagaagaagaaggagaaggagaataCTGAGGTTGAAGAGCTTGAAAAGGGTGTGCTTTATGGTGTGTGTTGCAGCAACAACAATTCTCTGAGTGTTGTTGTTGCATCTGAAGAAGAAGGGAACAACAAGGGTGAAGCTGATTTGGATTTGGAGACCAAAGATGTGGTTTTGAAGAACAATGGTGTTAGTAATAATGGGGTGGAAGAAAGTGTGGAACTTGAGTTGATGAGGCTTCACAATCTGGCTGGTCCACCAAGATTCTTGTTCACAATCAAGGAGGAAACAAAGGAAGATTTGGAATCTGAAGATGGGAAATCAAGGTGTGGTGGTGATGGTAGGAGCAGAAGAGGTTCAAGAACAAGGAGTTTGAGTGATTTGATGGTTGCAATTGACACACCTTTTCTTAATTCAATGGTTTCTTCACCATTGAGGAACTCTTTGGAGAACCTTGAAGGATTCAACAACCCTCTCTTTGAATCATCTTCACCACCATCTTCTTCAGAGTTCAATAACAGGTTTATTAGGCCTTCATCATCACCTCCTCCAAAGTTCAAGTTCTTAAGAGATGCTGAGGAGAAGTTGTACAGAAGATTGATGGAAGAAGCTCAGAGGAAGGCACaacagaatcagaatcagaatcttgTAGCTGAAACTACTGAGGTTAAAGTTAAAGATTCCCCTAATTCAACAACAATGCTTAGTGTCATTAACAACAACAGAGAAAGAGAACAGAAACAGCTTCATCAGAAGAATCTACCACACTTCCCTTCAAGTTCATCACAGATTCTTCCATTGGAATCTTCTCCTACAACACTCACACCAGTTCACAAGCCATCCATGGTACATTATTAG
- the LOC107634108 gene encoding WUSCHEL-related homeobox 5-like isoform X1, whose product MEDGGSSRWNPTKEQISMLENLYKQGIRTPSAEEIQQITARLRAYGHIEGKNVFYWFQNHKARQRQKQKQHTLAYFNRSFLHHHHHQPAVMCGPYCMVGMMRRIPDNNHSEEETMFDYDDDDKQQDRTLDLFPLHPTGILEGKKETQDNNNNNNMMTMMCSFMAPSSSSSSSLSTDDGHGYRHQQQQQLPFFDFFVTSGHGQGS is encoded by the exons ATGGAGGACGGAGGGAGTTCAAGGTGGAACCCTACGAAGGAGCAGATAAGCATGTTGGAGAATCTTTATAAGCAGGGAATAAGAACCCCAAGCGCTGAAGAGATTCAGCAAATAACAGCCAGGTTGAGAGCCTATGGTCACATCGAAGGCAAGAACGTCTTCTACTGGTTTCAGAATCACAAAGCCAGACAGAGGCAGAAGCAGAAGCAACACACTCTTGCTTACTTCAATCGCtcttttctccatcatcatcatcatcaacctgcAG TTATGTGTGGTCCGTATTGCATGGTAGGTATGATGAGGAGAATCCCCGATAATAATCATAGTGAagaagaaacaatgtttgattatgatgatgatgataagcaACAAGATAGAACGTTGGATCTTTTCCCTCTTCACCCAACTGGCATCTTGGAAGGGAAGAAGGAAACACaagataacaacaacaacaacaacatgatGACCATGATGTGCTCTTTCATGGcgccttcttcttcatcatcgtcATCACTTTCCACTGATGATGGACATGGCTATAggcaccaacaacaacaacaactacccTTCTTTGATTTCTTCGTCACTTCTGGACATGGACAAGGATCCTAA
- the LOC107634108 gene encoding WUSCHEL-related homeobox 5-like isoform X2 encodes MEDGGSSRWNPTKEQISMLENLYKQGIRTPSAEEIQQITARLRAYGHIEGKNVFYWFQNHKARQRQKQKQHTLAYFNRSFLHHHHHQPAGMMRRIPDNNHSEEETMFDYDDDDKQQDRTLDLFPLHPTGILEGKKETQDNNNNNNMMTMMCSFMAPSSSSSSSLSTDDGHGYRHQQQQQLPFFDFFVTSGHGQGS; translated from the exons ATGGAGGACGGAGGGAGTTCAAGGTGGAACCCTACGAAGGAGCAGATAAGCATGTTGGAGAATCTTTATAAGCAGGGAATAAGAACCCCAAGCGCTGAAGAGATTCAGCAAATAACAGCCAGGTTGAGAGCCTATGGTCACATCGAAGGCAAGAACGTCTTCTACTGGTTTCAGAATCACAAAGCCAGACAGAGGCAGAAGCAGAAGCAACACACTCTTGCTTACTTCAATCGCtcttttctccatcatcatcatcatcaacctgcAG GTATGATGAGGAGAATCCCCGATAATAATCATAGTGAagaagaaacaatgtttgattatgatgatgatgataagcaACAAGATAGAACGTTGGATCTTTTCCCTCTTCACCCAACTGGCATCTTGGAAGGGAAGAAGGAAACACaagataacaacaacaacaacaacatgatGACCATGATGTGCTCTTTCATGGcgccttcttcttcatcatcgtcATCACTTTCCACTGATGATGGACATGGCTATAggcaccaacaacaacaacaactacccTTCTTTGATTTCTTCGTCACTTCTGGACATGGACAAGGATCCTAA